A stretch of Miscanthus floridulus cultivar M001 chromosome 13, ASM1932011v1, whole genome shotgun sequence DNA encodes these proteins:
- the LOC136500441 gene encoding uncharacterized protein isoform X3 — MCFWKCHPKLIFTEEALGLKRNACEKGDIAKDFTSRVDSILKNHIGVGVKTLKIVVYNHYNVDANHFNSWLQSAITPGIEEITLFLPTNYRDGYNFPCSVLLNGHGNSIRYLHLTYCAFRPMVGFDCLSRLTKLHLYQVRITGNELGCLISKSFALEQLELMSCDELICLKIPLCLERLSCLRVTWCKMLKVIESTAPNLSSFDLFGDSIQLSLGESSQLKNLHVGFSYHDNFVSYSITRLPSIVPHLETLTISSTGETVDTPIAVDRFLHLKCLKIYLEVDYLAFSPAYDYLSLVSFLDASPALETFILSVNHVEEMEHVSVYGYVSPMRQIHGLKHHRLRKVHINGFCSAKSMVELTCHILENATSLESLTVDTIFNEVADSNISRCSVQSTGECSPVRRDKILEARKSLSVIRSYILGRVPSTVKLNVGEPCN; from the exons ATGTGCTTTTGGAAATGCCACCCCAAACTTATCTTCACTGAGGAGGCACTGGGCTTGAAACGAAATGCTTGTGAAAAAGGTGACATAGCAAAGGATTTTACTAGCAGAGTTGACAGTATTCTTAAAAATCACATAGGTGTTGGCGTGAAGACACTGAAGATTGTAGTCTATAATCACTATAATGTTGATGCCAACCATTTTAATAGTTGGCTTCAGAGTGCAATTACACCAGGCATTGAAGAAATCACCCTTTTCCTACCTACAAATTATAGGGACGGGTATAACTTCCCATGCTCAGTTTTACTCAATGGCCATGGAAACTCAATTCGGTATCTTCACCTCACCTATTGTGCGTTCCGGCCCATGGTTGGATTTGATTGCTTGAGCAGACTGACAAAGCTACATCTATATCAAGTGCGCATCACGGGGAATGAGTTAGGATGTCTTATTTCCAAATCTTTTGCTTTGGAACAGTTAGAACTCATGTCTTGCGATGAGCTAATCTGCCTGAAGATCCCATTATGTCTGGAGCGTCTCAGCTGCCTGCGTGTCACTTGGTGCAAAATGCTTAAGGTAATAGAGAGCACGGCCCCAAACCTTTCCTCTTTTGACCTCTTTGGTGATTCAATACAACTCTCACTTGGAGAATCATCACAACTGAAGAACCTGCATGTGGGCTTTTCATACCATGACAACTTTGTCAGCTATTCTATTACCAGACTTCCTTCCATTGTGCCACATTTGGAAACTCTTACGATATCTTCGACTGGTGAG ACGGTTGATACACCAATAGCAGTTGACAGATTCCTCCACCTCAAGTGCTTGAAGATTTACCTTGAAGTTGATTATTTGGCCTTTTCTCCAGCCTATGATTATTTGTCGTTGGTTTCCTTTCTGGATGCATCTCCTGCTCTGGAGACTTTTATCTTGAGT GTTAATCATGTGGAAGAAATGGAGCATGTTTCGGTTTATGGGTATGTCTCGCCTATGAGGCAGATCCATGGTCTCAAGCATCACAGGCTCAGGAAGGTGCACATCAATGGTTTCTGCTCTGCAAAGAGCATGGTTGAGTTGACATGCCATATCCTAGAAAATGCAACGTCACTTGAAAGTCTTACCGTGGACACCATATTTAACGAGGTGGCAGATAGTAATATTAGTCGGTGTTCTGTTCAAAGCACTGGTGAATGCAGCCCCGTACGTAGGGATAAGATTTTGGAAGCGCGCAAATCACTCAGCGTTATCAGAAGTTACATCCTAGGTAGAGTTCCTTCAACGGTTAAGTTGAATGTTGGGGAGCCTTGTAACTGA